Below is a genomic region from Pyrinomonadaceae bacterium.
GGGCGGAGAATCGAACGCAGCAGTGGTGGACATTGCCTTACGTGCCCGGCAGCCGTTACGTCGGCAAGGACGTTTACATCCTGGTCAGCCGCAGATCCTTTTCCGCAGTCGAAGGTCTTGCCTCGATCCTTCAGCATCACAAGCGGGCCACCATCGTCGGGGAAAAAACGAGCGGTGGAACACATCCGGGAAGAATGGTGCGGGTTCATCCGAACTTTGCGGTCTTCGTCCCGATGAGTTGGTTTATCTATCCGACCGGGACGCCTTCAGTTCCCATTGACCGGCCCGTTTATCCGACCACGAAAACCGATTATCAAGGCACGCCTGTGACGCCAGACATCGCGGTTCCAGCCAATCAAGCGCTCAAGCGAGCCCACTTGGAAGCTTTGGCTAAGAAGTTAGCGCGAGAGCCCAGCCAAAAAGATCGTCTGGAACCGCTTATTCAGGGATTGAAAAAAGAGTTGGAAGAGATGACTCCCAAGCCGTAAAGCACCCCCGGGAGGCCCGGGAATCTTGTACGCACCGGAGGCGGTAGCCCGCCGCTAAACAGAGGCTGGAGAAGGGTTGGTCGCGAAGGCTTTCAATTGCACGAGCGCTGCCGGAGCTTCGGCGAGCCAGGTCGTCGGACAGACCCCGCACCGAGTGCATTGGTTCACGGAAGGGCAGGGAGCCGTCGATGCAGCTTCGTGAGAACGTTCATGTTCGCGTTCCATGAAAGGACGCGACAGGCCTGAGTCCACAATTTCCCAGGGGAGTACTTCATCATGCGCGCGCGTGCGGCTGGTGTGAAAATGCGCGTCGATGCCGGTTTCGCGGAGCGCGGCTTTTAGGTCGCCGTCGAGCCGGGCCGAAGCTTCAATCACTGGCGCAATACGCCGATCGCCGGACGAGAACAGCGCCTGTTCATGCGCGATACGTGCGGACATCGCACGGACTTCGACGTTGGGAATGCGCGCCAGGTTCTTGCAGACCCACTTCAGACGGCGCTTCATTTCCTTTTCATCGCAAATCGCTTCCCATTGAAACGGCGTATTCGGCTTTGGCACGAGGCCGTTCAAAGACGGAATAATCTTACCGACGCGACCGAAGCGCTTGCCGGCTTCGAGCATGCGATCCTTGATGCGCTCGACCAGCTTAACCATCTCTTCCAGGTCTTCATCAGTTTCCGTTGGCAGACCGACCATCAGATAAAGTTTCACCGTCAGCATGCCGCGATCGAAAACCGCGCCACAGATATCGACTATCTCGTCGTTCGTCAGGTTCTTGTTGATTACTTTGCGCAGGCGATCTGATCCAGTTTCCGGCGCGACCGCGATCTGCTGGTCCCGCGACTCAACCAGGGCGTCCAGCAGCTCTTCCGAAATCTGATCGAGCCGCAAAGACGAAACCGAGATTCGATAATCCATCGCGCGCAGGCCTTGGAGGATTTCGCTGATCTCCGGATGGTCGCAGACGGCAGTCGAAACCAGGCCAATCTTGTCGGTTTTCGCGCGCCATGTTTTTGCTTTCGCCAGAATGTCTCGCGCCGGCACCACGCGCGGCGGCCAGTAGTTGTAACCGGCCCAACAGAAGCGACAGCCCTGCGAACAGCCACGCGAGATTTCAACCAGGAAGCGATCACCCATCTCGGCCTGCGGCGCAAAGATCGTGGTCGAAGGCGCGAAGACTTCGTCGCGCTTGAGCTGCGCCACCAGGTCGTGTTGCTCGCGTCGAATGGCCCGGCGCAAACTGCCTTCTTTCGGACTCTCTGCGGAAATGGCCCGACCGACACGCGGCGGCACGCCTTCTTCAGTGGGAGTGTAGGCGTTTACCGTTTCGTCATCGTTGTAGCTGACGAAGTAAAGCGAAGGCACGTAAAAGCCGCGGCCCTCTCGCGCCAGCGCCAATAAAAGTTCCGCCTTCGATTCGTATTCGAAAAGAGCGTCAACCAGCTTCGGCCCGAGAATCTCGCCTTCGCCAACGCCAATCACATCGGTG
It encodes:
- a CDS encoding radical SAM protein, with translation MKKIVESYKRKLASEEGWVLKRGAKLRIALCYPNVYSIGMANLGFQAMYELFNNIPEVSCERVFLPDSSRGFSVEEHSSSARSVPNGGSEYSRNGSGYNVKKRKPESRINELAEYERTGTTLLSLESQSPVRKFDVIAFSISFETDYVNMARMLQMSGVPVWSKDRTEQDPLIVMGGAASFLNPEPIADFTDVIGVGEGEILGPKLVDALFEYESKAELLLALAREGRGFYVPSLYFVSYNDDETVNAYTPTEEGVPPRVGRAISAESPKEGSLRRAIRREQHDLVAQLKRDEVFAPSTTIFAPQAEMGDRFLVEISRGCSQGCRFCWAGYNYWPPRVVPARDILAKAKTWRAKTDKIGLVSTAVCDHPEISEILQGLRAMDYRISVSSLRLDQISEELLDALVESRDQQIAVAPETGSDRLRKVINKNLTNDEIVDICGAVFDRGMLTVKLYLMVGLPTETDEDLEEMVKLVERIKDRMLEAGKRFGRVGKIIPSLNGLVPKPNTPFQWEAICDEKEMKRRLKWVCKNLARIPNVEVRAMSARIAHEQALFSSGDRRIAPVIEASARLDGDLKAALRETGIDAHFHTSRTRAHDEVLPWEIVDSGLSRPFMEREHERSHEAASTAPCPSVNQCTRCGVCPTTWLAEAPAALVQLKAFATNPSPASV